A single region of the Rhizobium sp. ARZ01 genome encodes:
- the hisD gene encoding histidinol dehydrogenase translates to MAIRLDYRDGDFETRFAVFLTTKREVSEDVNATVRAIIDDVRENGDKALAAYSLRFDGLDFNVTAMRVAADEIESAYRETPAELIAALELAAARIEKHHARQLPKDDIYEDDIGVGLGSRWTAIDAVGLYVPGGTASYPSSVLMNAVPAKVAGVPRIVMVVPAKEGAINPVVLAAARIAGVDEIYRIGGAQAVAALAYGTATIAPVAKITGPGNAFVAAAKRQVFGTVGIDMIAGPSEVLVIADGENDPDWLAADLLAQAEHDHGAQSILITDSAELADAVEAAVARQLKALARSETAEASWRDFGAIILVPDLEKAVPLANRIAAEHLEIATADAEAFVPKIRNAGAIFVGRHTPEVIGDYVGGSNHVLPTARSARFSSGLSVLDYMKRTSILRLGPDQLRTLGPAAITLAEAEGLGAHARSVAIRLNPGG, encoded by the coding sequence TTGGCGATCAGGCTTGATTATCGCGACGGCGACTTCGAAACGCGGTTCGCCGTTTTTCTGACGACCAAGCGCGAGGTGTCGGAGGACGTGAACGCTACGGTTCGCGCGATCATCGACGACGTTCGTGAAAATGGTGACAAGGCACTTGCGGCCTATTCGCTGCGCTTCGACGGGCTCGACTTCAACGTTACTGCGATGCGCGTAGCCGCGGACGAGATCGAAAGCGCCTATCGTGAAACGCCTGCCGAACTCATTGCGGCACTCGAACTGGCTGCCGCACGTATCGAAAAGCACCACGCACGCCAGCTGCCGAAGGACGATATCTACGAAGACGACATCGGCGTCGGGCTTGGCTCGCGCTGGACGGCGATCGATGCGGTGGGCCTCTACGTTCCCGGCGGAACGGCAAGCTATCCGAGTTCGGTGCTGATGAACGCGGTTCCGGCAAAGGTTGCGGGCGTGCCGCGCATCGTCATGGTCGTGCCGGCCAAGGAGGGCGCGATCAATCCGGTGGTGCTGGCGGCCGCCCGCATTGCCGGCGTCGATGAGATTTATCGCATCGGCGGCGCCCAGGCCGTGGCAGCGCTCGCCTACGGTACCGCGACGATAGCGCCGGTGGCCAAGATCACCGGGCCCGGCAACGCCTTCGTTGCCGCCGCCAAGCGCCAGGTGTTCGGCACGGTCGGCATCGACATGATCGCCGGCCCCTCCGAGGTGCTGGTGATTGCCGACGGCGAAAACGATCCCGACTGGCTCGCCGCAGATCTTCTGGCCCAGGCCGAGCACGATCACGGCGCGCAATCGATCCTGATCACCGACAGCGCAGAACTCGCCGATGCCGTGGAGGCCGCCGTTGCGCGCCAGCTCAAGGCGCTCGCGCGCTCCGAGACCGCCGAGGCGAGCTGGCGGGACTTCGGTGCGATCATCCTCGTGCCCGACCTGGAAAAGGCGGTGCCGCTGGCCAACCGGATCGCCGCCGAGCATCTGGAGATTGCAACGGCTGACGCGGAGGCCTTCGTGCCGAAGATCCGCAATGCGGGCGCGATCTTCGTCGGTCGCCACACGCCCGAGGTCATCGGCGACTATGTCGGCGGATCGAACCACGTGCTGCCGACCGCGCGCTCGGCGCGCTTTTCTTCCGGTCTTTCGGTTCTCGACTACATGAAGCGCACCTCGATCCTGCGCCTTGGCCCTGACCAGCTTCGCACGCTTGGGCCAGCAGCCATCACACTGGCTGAGGCCGAAGGGCTCGGCGCGCATGCACGTTCCGTCGCAATTCGCCTCAATCCAGGAGGATGA
- a CDS encoding DUF1003 domain-containing protein, translating into MGKNGSGARTRTEPCAVCGKLFAPGRLYHASAIRPGISELIASDVKDWNADSRICGPDLSLYRRRYVADLLEQERGELSDLDRQVLESFEMGVSSVHASAASTLRKDLETETFGQRAADKVAAFGGSWSFIIAFCLVLVGWMTINVTGLLAGGFDPYPFILLNLVLSCIAALQAPVIMMSQKRQEEKDRLRAENDYMINLRAELEIRQLHDMIDHQMAHQWERLAELQQIQIELLEGRQRVKHS; encoded by the coding sequence ATGGGGAAGAACGGAAGTGGCGCCCGCACCAGGACGGAGCCCTGTGCGGTCTGCGGCAAGCTGTTTGCCCCTGGCAGGCTCTACCACGCCTCCGCCATCCGTCCCGGCATTTCCGAGTTGATCGCCAGCGACGTGAAGGACTGGAATGCGGACAGCCGCATCTGCGGTCCCGATCTGTCGCTTTACCGTCGCCGCTATGTGGCCGACCTTCTCGAACAGGAGCGCGGCGAACTGAGCGATCTCGATCGCCAGGTGCTTGAGAGTTTCGAAATGGGCGTCTCCTCCGTCCACGCCAGCGCGGCAAGCACGCTGAGGAAGGACCTGGAAACAGAGACATTCGGACAGCGGGCGGCGGACAAGGTGGCCGCATTTGGCGGTTCCTGGAGCTTCATCATCGCCTTCTGCCTTGTGCTGGTCGGCTGGATGACCATCAACGTGACCGGCTTGCTGGCGGGCGGTTTCGATCCCTATCCCTTCATCCTGCTCAATCTTGTGCTCTCCTGCATCGCCGCCCTGCAGGCGCCGGTCATCATGATGAGCCAGAAGCGCCAGGAGGAGAAGGATCGCCTGCGTGCGGAAAACGACTACATGATCAACCTGCGCGCCGAACTCGAGATCCGTCAGTTGCACGATATGATCGACCACCAGATGGCCCATCAATGGGAGCGGCTGGCGGAATTGCAGCAGATCCAGATCGAACTTCTCGAGGGACGACAGCGGGTGAAACACAGCTGA
- a CDS encoding flagellin codes for MATIDKGVGRLVDADMNEVSTRLLALQTQEQLAYSRCRLQTRTPRTFRSSSDRWHYAAACA; via the coding sequence ATGGCAACCATCGACAAGGGTGTCGGTCGCCTCGTTGACGCAGATATGAACGAAGTCTCGACACGGCTATTGGCACTTCAGACGCAGGAGCAACTGGCCTACAGTCGTTGCAGATTACAAACTCGAACTCCGAGAACATTCCGCAGCTCTTCCGATAGGTGGCACTACGCCGCGGCCTGCGCCTGA
- a CDS encoding low molecular weight phosphatase family protein: MSVSGTGQGQVMARSPRSLLFMCRMNAVRSPMAEAIARSVLPLGTYVASAGIRPGERDPFVDVVLDEIGLSIERHAPRSLEELEDDYFDLIVTLAPEAHHAALELTRSNAVEVVYWPTPDPTVATGTREQILAAYREVRNHLASLIERRLGAGAATSS, translated from the coding sequence ATGAGCGTCAGCGGCACGGGACAAGGGCAGGTCATGGCGCGCAGTCCCAGATCGCTCCTTTTCATGTGCCGCATGAACGCAGTCCGTTCGCCGATGGCCGAGGCAATTGCCCGCAGCGTCCTGCCGTTGGGCACCTACGTCGCCTCTGCCGGTATCCGCCCAGGCGAACGCGATCCCTTTGTCGACGTAGTCCTCGACGAAATTGGCCTTTCAATCGAGCGACATGCCCCTCGCTCGCTCGAAGAACTGGAAGACGACTACTTCGACTTGATCGTGACGCTTGCGCCGGAGGCCCATCACGCGGCGCTGGAACTGACGCGCTCCAATGCGGTAGAGGTTGTCTACTGGCCGACCCCCGATCCCACGGTTGCGACGGGGACACGCGAGCAGATCCTGGCAGCCTATCGGGAGGTGCGCAACCACCTTGCGTCGCTGATCGAACGTCGTCTCGGTGCGGGCGCGGCCACATCATCTTAA
- a CDS encoding D-amino-acid transaminase, which produces MTRTVYVNGQYLPEHAAQISIFDRGFLFADGIYEVSAVIDGRLIDNDLHIARLERSLKEIMIPLPVPVAEIVKIQAELIRRNELREGVVYLQVTRGAADRDFGFADGMQPTFVAFTQAKNLRGAASVQNGVAVDVQEDQRWARRDIKTVMLLAQVLAKKQAKGKGFHETWLTEDGFVTEGASSTAYIVTADGKIIVRPNSHAVLPGCTRQAILKIAEELDAPIEERRFTVEEAYQAKEAFLTSASSLVTPVIRIADRTIADGKPGPITRRLQTVYLELALKNSEPLL; this is translated from the coding sequence TTGACCAGGACCGTTTATGTGAACGGGCAGTACCTGCCTGAGCACGCTGCACAGATTTCGATTTTCGATCGTGGGTTTCTTTTTGCCGACGGTATTTACGAGGTGAGCGCGGTCATCGACGGCCGTCTCATCGACAATGACCTACATATTGCCCGCCTGGAGCGGTCGCTCAAGGAAATCATGATCCCGCTGCCGGTACCGGTCGCCGAAATCGTGAAGATTCAGGCTGAGCTGATCCGTCGAAACGAGTTGCGCGAAGGCGTCGTCTACCTGCAGGTGACGCGCGGCGCGGCCGATCGCGACTTCGGATTCGCCGACGGTATGCAGCCGACCTTCGTCGCTTTCACCCAGGCCAAGAACCTGCGGGGGGCTGCATCCGTGCAGAACGGTGTCGCGGTGGACGTGCAGGAAGATCAGCGCTGGGCCCGCCGTGACATCAAGACCGTTATGCTGCTTGCTCAGGTGCTGGCGAAGAAGCAGGCCAAGGGTAAGGGCTTTCACGAGACCTGGTTGACGGAAGACGGCTTTGTCACCGAGGGGGCATCCTCGACGGCCTATATCGTCACTGCCGACGGCAAGATCATCGTCCGGCCGAACTCCCATGCCGTCCTGCCCGGCTGCACGCGGCAGGCCATTCTGAAAATTGCGGAAGAACTGGATGCGCCGATCGAGGAGCGCCGGTTCACGGTCGAGGAAGCCTATCAGGCGAAGGAAGCCTTCCTCACCAGCGCATCCAGCCTTGTAACCCCGGTCATAAGAATAGCGGATCGGACGATTGCGGACGGCAAGCCCGGCCCGATCACGCGCCGCCTGCAGACCGTCTATCTCGAGCTTGCCCTGAAGAACTCCGAGCCGCTCCTGTAG
- a CDS encoding LysR substrate-binding domain-containing protein, which yields MELKWLEDFTTLAQTLSFSRAAEVRNVTQSAFSRRIKQLEMWLGVTLVSRATFPAELTREGRAFLPVAQEAIRNFHATREALRPQKNDQTLTFSALHTLTVTFFPEWLSEVSKRLGNIRSRLSPDKGGIEENIGTLVDGEADFFLTYAHPSVPFLLDSQLFPYRILGTERVIPVSRPTAGGPMLDLTIESGEAVPYLSYGDFSFFGVALSRLLAARPAFKARIVHENTISIGLKTMALAGWGLAWLPESLIRTELAEGSLVRASNDPAWDFETQIRIYRHAAAGRPIVEAFWQAIRS from the coding sequence ATGGAACTGAAATGGCTTGAGGATTTCACGACCCTGGCACAGACGCTCAGCTTCTCGAGAGCTGCGGAAGTGCGAAACGTGACGCAGTCGGCGTTCAGCCGGCGGATCAAGCAACTTGAGATGTGGCTCGGTGTCACGCTTGTCAGCCGTGCAACCTTTCCTGCCGAACTCACGCGCGAAGGCCGGGCGTTCCTGCCGGTTGCACAGGAGGCGATTCGGAACTTCCATGCGACGCGCGAGGCACTTCGCCCACAGAAGAACGATCAGACACTGACCTTTTCGGCACTCCACACGCTGACAGTAACGTTCTTCCCGGAGTGGCTCAGCGAGGTGAGCAAAAGGTTGGGCAACATTCGCTCCCGTCTCAGCCCCGACAAGGGAGGGATCGAGGAGAACATTGGGACGCTGGTGGATGGCGAGGCTGACTTTTTCCTGACCTATGCCCATCCCTCCGTGCCATTCCTGCTGGATTCACAACTCTTTCCCTACCGCATACTTGGGACGGAGCGGGTAATTCCGGTCTCCCGCCCGACTGCAGGCGGCCCGATGCTCGACCTGACGATCGAGAGCGGAGAAGCGGTTCCCTATCTCAGCTACGGCGACTTTTCCTTCTTCGGGGTAGCACTGTCGAGGCTCCTCGCGGCGCGGCCGGCGTTCAAGGCCCGGATCGTGCACGAAAACACGATCTCGATCGGCCTGAAGACGATGGCGCTTGCCGGCTGGGGGCTCGCCTGGTTGCCGGAAAGCCTGATACGCACGGAACTCGCGGAAGGCAGCCTGGTGCGGGCGAGCAACGATCCTGCCTGGGACTTCGAGACCCAGATCCGCATCTACCGGCACGCTGCCGCCGGCCGGCCGATCGTAGAAGCCTTCTGGCAGGCGATCCGTTCCTAA
- the infA gene encoding translation initiation factor IF-1, which translates to MAKEEVLEFPGVVTELLPNATFRVKLENEHEIIAHTAGRMRKNRIRVLAGDKVLVEMTPYDLTKGRITYRFK; encoded by the coding sequence ATGGCCAAAGAAGAAGTCCTTGAATTCCCGGGTGTCGTAACGGAATTGCTGCCGAACGCCACTTTCCGCGTCAAGCTCGAGAACGAGCACGAGATCATCGCGCACACGGCCGGCCGCATGCGCAAGAACCGCATCCGCGTGCTCGCCGGCGACAAGGTCCTCGTCGAAATGACCCCCTACGACCTCACCAAGGGCCGCATCACCTATCGTTTCAAGTAA
- the yacG gene encoding DNA gyrase inhibitor YacG: MPEHKEKPTAKVEPLRKSRPCPECGRASVREHYPFCSDRCRNIDLNRWLSGSYAIPASEDETKPREDE; encoded by the coding sequence ATGCCGGAACATAAAGAAAAGCCGACAGCAAAAGTCGAGCCACTGCGCAAGAGCCGCCCCTGCCCCGAATGCGGCCGGGCCTCGGTGCGGGAGCACTATCCCTTCTGCTCCGACCGCTGCCGCAACATCGACCTGAACCGGTGGCTGTCGGGCTCCTATGCCATCCCTGCCAGCGAAGACGAGACAAAGCCCCGCGAGGATGAATAG
- a CDS encoding amino acid ABC transporter ATP-binding protein: protein MALVEIDKAYKRYGPVEVLAGISLDIEEHQVVCLIGPSGCGKSTLLRCINRLESIQEGEIRLHGDRVTGPGVDLDMLRREIGIVFQGYNLFPHMTVMENVTLAPLKVLGMDKKEAVEKGKGLLARIGLDHKANEYPDRLSGGQQQRVAIVRALMMDPTLLLLDEITSALDPELVSEVLDIVRDLAKKGMTMVLATHEMGFAREVADKVCFLQGGVVYEEGPPSQIFGAPQGERTQAFLKRIIEAGRL, encoded by the coding sequence ATGGCACTCGTCGAAATCGACAAGGCATACAAGCGCTACGGACCGGTCGAAGTTCTGGCCGGCATCTCCCTCGACATCGAGGAACATCAGGTCGTCTGCCTGATCGGCCCCTCCGGCTGCGGCAAGTCCACGCTTCTTCGTTGCATCAATCGATTGGAGTCGATCCAGGAAGGGGAAATTCGCCTGCATGGCGATCGCGTCACCGGCCCAGGCGTCGACCTAGACATGCTGCGGCGCGAGATCGGCATCGTTTTCCAGGGCTACAATCTCTTTCCGCACATGACGGTGATGGAGAATGTCACGCTGGCGCCGCTGAAGGTGCTCGGCATGGACAAGAAGGAGGCGGTCGAGAAGGGGAAAGGGCTGCTTGCCCGCATCGGCCTGGATCACAAGGCAAACGAATATCCGGATCGCCTCTCCGGCGGCCAGCAGCAGCGCGTGGCGATCGTTCGCGCGCTGATGATGGACCCGACCCTGCTGTTGCTCGACGAGATCACCTCGGCACTTGATCCGGAACTCGTTTCCGAAGTGCTGGACATTGTCCGCGATCTCGCCAAGAAGGGCATGACGATGGTGCTGGCCACCCACGAGATGGGCTTTGCCCGCGAGGTGGCCGACAAGGTTTGCTTCCTTCAGGGCGGGGTCGTCTACGAGGAGGGGCCACCGTCGCAGATCTTCGGAGCGCCGCAGGGCGAGCGCACGCAAGCCTTCCTCAAGCGGATCATCGAAGCCGGCCGGCTTTGA
- a CDS encoding amino acid ABC transporter permease, whose amino-acid sequence MTISAVEAGGERASNWRARNQVKTHGRRALVSLICSILTLLAVVYTVYSIRNYVLIQGWSAMPVNLVSILAVTFPILVVAVALRAVQLSRQSAGSSDIYLGRELGAKASDTSWKALAYSAALLIICALAGFLVVNDAAVSRTFFDVGLIAKSAGAVLKAFGTNVFIFVVSCILILVWALVVAIARTLPGEAGRPIRTLAIIYGDLFRGLPAIITIYLIGFGLPLTGLPILKDLSSNAYAIIALTLTYGAYTSEVYRAGIESVHPSQIAAARSLGLSYFKTMRYVVVPQAVRGIVPPLMNNCISLQKDTALVAIIGTIDAFNQSKIIASNYFNLSAVTTVAIIFIVLTIPQARFVDKLIERDRRKMRS is encoded by the coding sequence ATGACCATATCGGCTGTCGAAGCCGGGGGAGAGCGCGCCAGCAACTGGCGCGCTCGCAACCAGGTGAAAACCCATGGCAGACGCGCCCTCGTGTCGCTGATCTGCTCGATCCTCACGCTTCTGGCCGTTGTCTACACGGTCTATTCCATCCGCAACTACGTCCTGATCCAGGGCTGGTCGGCCATGCCGGTCAATCTGGTCTCGATCCTTGCGGTCACCTTTCCTATCCTCGTAGTCGCAGTAGCACTGCGGGCCGTGCAACTGTCGCGGCAATCCGCCGGTTCCTCGGACATCTATCTTGGGCGCGAGCTTGGCGCAAAAGCGTCCGACACCTCGTGGAAGGCGCTCGCTTATTCGGCTGCGCTGCTGATCATCTGCGCGCTCGCCGGGTTTCTCGTCGTAAACGATGCGGCGGTAAGCCGGACCTTCTTCGACGTCGGTCTGATTGCAAAATCCGCCGGCGCCGTGCTGAAGGCCTTCGGCACCAACGTTTTCATCTTCGTCGTTTCCTGCATCCTGATCCTGGTCTGGGCGCTCGTCGTCGCCATTGCCCGCACTCTGCCGGGCGAAGCGGGCCGACCGATCCGCACGCTCGCCATCATCTACGGTGACCTCTTCCGTGGGCTTCCGGCGATCATCACCATCTATCTGATCGGCTTCGGCCTGCCACTGACCGGGCTGCCGATCCTGAAGGATCTGTCGTCGAACGCTTACGCAATCATCGCGCTGACGCTGACCTACGGCGCCTACACGTCCGAGGTCTACCGCGCCGGCATCGAGAGCGTCCACCCGAGCCAGATTGCCGCCGCCCGCTCCCTCGGCCTCTCCTACTTCAAGACGATGCGCTACGTGGTCGTTCCCCAGGCGGTGCGCGGCATTGTTCCGCCGCTGATGAACAACTGCATCAGCCTGCAGAAGGATACGGCACTCGTTGCCATCATCGGCACGATCGACGCCTTCAACCAGTCGAAGATCATCGCCAGCAACTATTTCAACCTCTCCGCCGTCACGACGGTCGCGATCATCTTCATCGTCCTCACCATCCCGCAGGCCCGCTTCGTCGACAAGTTGATTGAACGCGACCGCCGCAAGATGCGCTCGTGA
- a CDS encoding ABC transporter substrate-binding protein, whose translation MTISNITKRFATGALLAASLALSAGTAMAAEGYGDCPLTGQKGTASITPAVPGQFTVIINLPAVGQFNGDTPETIKDGFEFCMAVNIAHRLGLDKVKLVNASFDSIVAGQNKDFDIALALISVTEPRKKVVDFSMPYASSDYGIAAKAGSTLNEETIKTSHMGTQAGTTMIPFLQETLKVEQVDVFDDTGSMFTAAVAGKVDAVMTDLGIVLGQVANSNGKLVTLGKYSTGGQTAGIYQKGSANNPVIDKVMEELKADGTLKQLEKAYLLESFGGVSPDDIPAWKQ comes from the coding sequence ATGACCATTTCCAACATCACGAAACGCTTTGCGACCGGTGCTTTGCTTGCCGCTTCGCTGGCCCTCTCTGCCGGTACGGCAATGGCAGCGGAAGGCTACGGCGATTGCCCGCTGACCGGCCAGAAGGGGACGGCTTCGATCACCCCGGCCGTTCCGGGTCAGTTCACCGTCATCATCAACCTGCCGGCCGTGGGTCAGTTCAACGGCGACACGCCGGAGACGATCAAGGACGGCTTCGAGTTCTGCATGGCGGTCAACATCGCCCACCGTCTCGGCCTCGACAAGGTCAAGCTGGTCAACGCCTCGTTTGATTCTATTGTCGCCGGCCAGAACAAGGACTTCGACATTGCGCTCGCGCTGATCTCGGTCACCGAGCCACGCAAGAAGGTCGTCGACTTCTCCATGCCCTATGCTTCCTCGGACTACGGCATCGCCGCGAAGGCCGGCTCGACGCTGAACGAGGAAACGATCAAGACGAGCCACATGGGCACCCAGGCCGGCACGACGATGATCCCGTTCCTGCAGGAAACGCTGAAGGTCGAACAGGTTGACGTGTTCGACGACACGGGTTCGATGTTCACCGCGGCTGTCGCCGGCAAGGTCGACGCTGTCATGACCGACCTCGGCATCGTCCTCGGCCAGGTTGCCAACTCCAACGGCAAGCTCGTCACGCTCGGCAAGTACTCCACCGGTGGCCAGACGGCCGGCATCTATCAGAAGGGCTCGGCCAACAACCCGGTCATCGACAAGGTGATGGAGGAGCTGAAGGCGGACGGTACGCTGAAGCAGCTTGAGAAGGCCTACCTGCTGGAATCCTTCGGCGGTGTCTCGCCGGACGACATCCCAGCCTGGAAGCAGTGA
- a CDS encoding P1 family peptidase, with product MSMAARNLGIACGILPTGEKNAITDVPGVQVGHHTIRDGDVNTGVTAILPHGGNLFRKKVLAATEVINGFGKSAGLVQVDELGTIETPILLTNTLSVGTCVTALVREAIAANPDIGRTTSTVNAVVGECNDGPLNDIQALAVSEEHVRLALANAHEGEVCEGSVGAGTGMTCFGFKGGIGTSSRRIALDGRDFHLGVLVLSNFGRVGDLVLPDGRHPDPRVKNEAEKGSIMIVLATDVPMEHRQLKRVTRRCGAGIARLGAFWGHGSGDIAVGFTTGVTVDHDEPNDFYSITALNEDRIDMLFRAATEATQEAILNSLCAAEGFQGRGGAKRASLADWLRQQG from the coding sequence ATGTCGATGGCAGCACGCAATTTGGGGATCGCCTGCGGCATCCTGCCGACTGGCGAGAAGAACGCCATCACCGACGTGCCGGGCGTGCAGGTGGGGCACCACACGATCCGCGACGGCGACGTGAATACCGGGGTCACCGCCATTCTGCCGCATGGCGGCAACCTTTTCCGCAAGAAAGTCCTGGCCGCCACCGAGGTGATAAACGGCTTTGGTAAGTCCGCAGGCCTCGTGCAGGTCGATGAACTCGGCACGATCGAGACGCCGATCCTGCTCACAAATACGCTTTCGGTCGGAACCTGCGTCACGGCGCTGGTGCGCGAGGCGATTGCGGCCAATCCGGATATCGGCCGCACCACTTCGACAGTCAATGCTGTCGTCGGCGAGTGCAACGATGGCCCGCTAAATGACATTCAGGCGTTGGCCGTGTCCGAGGAGCACGTTCGCCTCGCGCTGGCGAACGCACATGAGGGCGAGGTCTGCGAAGGCAGTGTTGGCGCGGGCACGGGCATGACCTGCTTCGGCTTCAAGGGCGGCATCGGCACATCCTCGCGTCGGATTGCGCTCGATGGCCGGGACTTTCACCTTGGCGTGCTGGTGCTCTCGAACTTCGGTCGCGTTGGCGACCTCGTGCTGCCGGACGGACGCCATCCCGATCCGCGCGTAAAGAATGAAGCGGAGAAGGGCTCGATCATGATCGTGCTTGCCACCGACGTGCCGATGGAGCACCGGCAATTGAAGCGCGTCACGCGCCGCTGCGGCGCCGGTATCGCCCGCCTTGGCGCTTTCTGGGGGCATGGAAGCGGCGATATCGCTGTCGGCTTTACCACCGGCGTCACCGTTGACCATGACGAGCCGAACGACTTTTACTCGATCACTGCCCTGAACGAGGATCGGATCGACATGCTTTTCCGCGCCGCCACCGAGGCGACGCAGGAGGCGATCCTGAACTCGTTGTGTGCGGCCGAAGGCTTTCAGGGGAGAGGCGGCGCCAAGCGGGCATCGCTTGCGGACTGGCTGCGCCAGCAGGGCTGA
- a CDS encoding Maf-like protein — protein MAFDDKLILASGSPRRVELLAQVGIEPMRLMPMDIDETPKKSEHPRSLARRLCTGKAEAALTAIKGDPGALGSYILAADTVVAVGRRILPKTEMVDEASSALHLLSGRSHRVFTGICLITPDKKVRHRIVDTKVRFKRLSGLDIESYLASGQWRGKAGGYAIQGIAGSFVVKLVGSYTNVVGLPLQETLSLLSGEGYDIHRRWAEA, from the coding sequence ATGGCTTTCGACGACAAGCTCATCCTGGCATCCGGTTCGCCGCGCCGCGTCGAGCTTCTGGCGCAGGTGGGCATCGAGCCCATGCGGCTGATGCCGATGGACATCGACGAGACCCCGAAGAAGTCGGAGCATCCCCGCTCGCTGGCGCGGCGTCTTTGCACCGGCAAGGCGGAAGCTGCCCTCACCGCAATCAAGGGCGATCCGGGCGCGCTAGGTAGCTACATCCTCGCCGCTGATACCGTCGTCGCGGTCGGGCGGCGCATCCTCCCCAAGACCGAGATGGTCGATGAGGCATCCAGTGCGCTGCATCTCCTCTCCGGCCGCAGCCACCGTGTTTTCACCGGCATCTGCCTGATCACACCGGACAAAAAGGTGCGCCACCGCATCGTCGACACGAAGGTCCGTTTCAAACGCCTTTCCGGACTCGATATCGAAAGCTATCTTGCTTCGGGTCAATGGCGCGGCAAGGCGGGCGGCTATGCGATCCAGGGGATCGCCGGCAGCTTTGTCGTCAAGCTGGTCGGCTCCTACACCAACGTTGTCGGCCTGCCGCTACAGGAGACGCTTTCGTTGCTTTCGGGCGAGGGCTATGACATCCACAGGCGCTGGGCCGAGGCCTAG
- a CDS encoding UPF0262 family protein: MPAFRLCDVVLDETIGRATPDVEHERAVAIFDLIEENFFEPVGHSGGPYRLQLSLMDSKLIFAVTTEDGSAVATHILSLTPFRRIVKDYFLICESYYQAIRSATPSQIEAIDMGRRGIHNDGSQTLMDRLSGKIKLDFDTARRLFTLVCVLYWRG; the protein is encoded by the coding sequence ATGCCTGCATTCCGACTTTGCGACGTGGTGCTGGACGAGACGATCGGCCGTGCCACCCCGGACGTCGAGCATGAACGGGCGGTGGCCATCTTCGACCTGATCGAGGAGAACTTCTTCGAGCCCGTCGGCCACTCGGGCGGTCCATACCGGCTGCAGCTTTCGCTGATGGATTCGAAGCTGATCTTCGCCGTGACGACCGAGGACGGCAGCGCCGTCGCAACCCACATCCTGTCGCTCACACCCTTCCGGCGGATCGTCAAGGACTATTTCCTGATCTGCGAGAGCTATTACCAGGCGATCCGCTCGGCCACGCCAAGCCAGATCGAGGCGATCGACATGGGTAGGCGCGGCATCCACAATGACGGGTCGCAGACGCTGATGGATCGCCTTTCCGGCAAGATCAAGCTGGATTTCGACACCGCGCGGCGGCTCTTTACGCTGGTCTGCGTACTCTATTGGCGCGGGTAA